The following coding sequences lie in one Acidimicrobiia bacterium genomic window:
- a CDS encoding SDR family oxidoreductase, translating into MSTPVALVTGASRGIGKATAVALAQSGFDVAITARTVREGEGIDDSDTAGRSVSGSLESTAALVEAEGRRALMVPMDLMDHGSLNAAVERVVSEWGQIDLHVNNAVHTGPGSMSRFEDTTIDMIETKLAANVVSQVVLVKAVLPHMLERGSGTLVNVTSAVAITDPPAPAGEGGWGAAYAMSKGAFHRMVGILAVEYPALHFFNVEPGYVVTERMEVNAKSLGLEGVYPGAPPTVPASVIAWLATSPDAAELNGQTIFAQRFAKERATHEPWLRR; encoded by the coding sequence GTGAGCACTCCTGTGGCGTTGGTGACCGGGGCGAGCCGCGGGATCGGGAAGGCGACGGCGGTCGCGCTCGCACAGTCCGGGTTCGACGTAGCGATCACGGCACGGACGGTGCGCGAGGGCGAAGGCATCGACGACTCCGATACGGCGGGGCGCTCGGTTTCGGGGAGCCTCGAGTCGACCGCCGCGCTCGTCGAAGCCGAAGGGCGACGAGCACTCATGGTCCCGATGGATCTCATGGATCACGGGTCGCTCAACGCGGCCGTCGAGCGAGTGGTCTCGGAGTGGGGCCAGATCGACCTGCACGTCAACAACGCGGTGCACACCGGCCCCGGCAGCATGTCGCGCTTCGAGGACACGACGATCGACATGATCGAGACCAAGCTCGCCGCGAACGTCGTGTCCCAAGTGGTGCTCGTAAAGGCGGTGCTCCCGCACATGCTCGAGCGCGGGAGCGGCACCCTCGTGAACGTGACATCGGCGGTGGCGATCACCGACCCGCCCGCGCCCGCGGGTGAGGGCGGATGGGGTGCGGCCTACGCGATGTCGAAGGGTGCGTTCCACCGCATGGTCGGCATCCTGGCCGTCGAATACCCGGCGCTGCATTTCTTCAACGTCGAGCCGGGCTACGTGGTCACCGAGCGCATGGAGGTGAACGCCAAGTCCCTCGGGCTGGAAGGCGTCTACCCGGGCGCCCCGCCGACCGTCCCGGCGTCGGTGATCGCCTGGCTCGCGACATCACCCGACGCGGCGGAGCTGAACGGCCAGACGATCTTCGCGCAACGCTTCGCCAAGGAGCGCGCCACCCACGAGCCCTGGCTGCGCCGCTAG
- a CDS encoding cyclase family protein encodes MTSRPKYADLPDGSAWDVLDADLGSLALLTPERVAAAARLVRSGKRFPLDLPLTLPSPPFFGREPYRHEVFSLGITNVFDDKLDNFYPQSSTQWDGFGHFGHAELGFFGGRSADDVEARTLGIEAWAMTGIAGRGVLLDVGRHADIACDTAFVVTPEILAATADAHGVEIKEGDVLCVRLGWLAWYKELDAAGREAIAAGSREYSFENFQTPGLAPGPAIAAFLWDHGIAAIAVDNPGVEPFGPGGAGASGDSVHTRVLALLGIPLGEFFDLDALADDCAADGVYEFLFTSKPLGIQGGLGSPPNAMAIK; translated from the coding sequence ATGACGTCACGACCCAAGTACGCAGATCTTCCCGACGGCAGCGCATGGGACGTGCTCGACGCGGACCTCGGCTCACTCGCACTGCTCACCCCGGAACGCGTGGCCGCGGCGGCACGTCTTGTGCGCTCAGGCAAGCGCTTCCCGCTCGACCTCCCGCTCACGCTGCCATCTCCACCGTTCTTCGGGCGCGAGCCCTATCGCCACGAGGTGTTCAGCCTCGGGATCACCAACGTGTTCGACGACAAGCTCGACAACTTCTACCCGCAGAGCTCGACGCAATGGGACGGGTTCGGCCACTTCGGCCACGCTGAGCTGGGATTCTTCGGCGGCCGCAGCGCTGACGACGTCGAGGCGCGCACGCTCGGCATCGAAGCGTGGGCCATGACCGGGATCGCGGGCCGCGGCGTGCTGCTCGACGTTGGGCGCCACGCCGACATCGCATGCGACACGGCGTTCGTGGTGACGCCGGAGATACTCGCGGCGACGGCTGACGCGCACGGCGTCGAGATCAAAGAAGGCGACGTCCTGTGTGTTCGTCTCGGCTGGCTCGCTTGGTACAAGGAGCTCGACGCCGCGGGTCGTGAGGCCATCGCGGCCGGCAGCCGTGAGTACAGCTTCGAGAACTTCCAAACGCCGGGTCTTGCCCCTGGGCCTGCCATCGCCGCGTTCCTCTGGGACCACGGCATCGCGGCGATCGCCGTCGACAACCCGGGCGTCGAGCCGTTCGGTCCCGGCGGCGCGGGTGCATCGGGCGACAGCGTGCACACGCGCGTGCTTGCGCTGCTCGGCATCCCGCTCGGCGAGTTCTTCGACCTCGACGCGCTCGCCGACGACTGCGCGGCCGACGGCGTCTACGAGTTCCTGTTCACGAGCAAGCCGCTCGGCATCCAGGGCGGCCTCGGCTCACCCCCCAACGCCATGGCGATCAAGTAG
- a CDS encoding class I SAM-dependent methyltransferase: MPKPRWGHGSPTNHALNEIIGRNRPQYTAILQSVLAQRERLTAIPVHAPKSSPEPRWINGALPGLDAAVLYSMMVEHRPATYLEVGSGQSTKFARRACRDHGLATRIVSIDPAPHAEIDDLCDQVHRSGLEDVDLGLFDQLGPGDILFVDNSHRCLQNSDVTVTFLDVLPALRPGVLVHLHDIFLPDDYPLEIADQFYSEQYLLAAALLAEGPHLQILMPNWYVAADAELRAILDPLWDHPGFEAVQRHGASFWMTTGSASTPVGR; the protein is encoded by the coding sequence GTGCCGAAGCCGCGGTGGGGGCACGGATCGCCAACCAACCACGCGCTGAACGAGATCATCGGAAGGAACCGACCGCAGTACACCGCGATCCTGCAGTCGGTGTTGGCGCAACGCGAGCGTCTCACCGCCATCCCGGTGCATGCGCCAAAGAGCTCGCCCGAGCCGCGTTGGATCAATGGCGCGCTCCCCGGTCTCGACGCCGCCGTCCTCTACTCGATGATGGTGGAGCATCGACCGGCGACGTATCTCGAGGTCGGCTCCGGGCAGTCGACGAAGTTCGCTCGACGCGCGTGCCGTGACCACGGGCTCGCCACGCGGATCGTGTCGATCGATCCGGCTCCGCACGCGGAGATCGATGACCTCTGCGATCAGGTGCACCGTTCGGGGCTCGAGGACGTCGACCTCGGGCTGTTCGATCAGCTCGGTCCCGGCGACATCTTGTTCGTCGACAACTCGCATCGCTGTCTGCAGAACTCGGACGTCACCGTGACGTTCCTCGACGTGCTCCCGGCGCTGCGCCCCGGAGTGCTCGTACACCTCCACGACATCTTTCTGCCCGATGACTACCCGCTCGAGATCGCCGATCAGTTCTACTCGGAGCAGTATTTGTTGGCGGCTGCGTTGCTCGCCGAAGGACCCCATCTCCAGATCCTCATGCCCAACTGGTACGTCGCGGCCGACGCCGAGCTGCGAGCGATCCTCGACCCGCTGTGGGACCACCCGGGGTTCGAGGCTGTGCAGCGCCATGGCGCGTCGTTCTGGATGACCACGGGCTCGGCGAGCACGCCGGTCGGGCGGTGA